The Formosa sp. Hel1_33_131 genome window below encodes:
- a CDS encoding SIMPL domain-containing protein (The SIMPL domain is named for its presence in mouse protein SIMPL (signalling molecule that associates with mouse pelle-like kinase). Bacterial member BP26, from Brucella, was shown to assemble into a channel-like structure, while YggE from E. coli has been associated with resistance to oxidative stress.), which translates to MKHYLTVAFFVATTLVGFSQAKNFIDQPYLETTAKVDSLVKPDRIYLSILIQEKEDRNKTSVESQEQLLADVLENLNIDLKKQLKIEDLASNYKKYFLKKKSVLKSKAYELVVYDGLTASQVLIHLEAQGISNVRLTKTEYSKTEALKLILRSKAILKAKAQANALITPLEQQLGKAIFISDKYYTNSYNPRNGQMRMAYAVDMKLEAPIDIEFSDIKIESEVMVRFSIN; encoded by the coding sequence ATGAAACATTACCTTACAGTAGCATTCTTTGTCGCTACAACTTTAGTTGGATTCTCTCAAGCTAAAAATTTTATTGATCAACCCTATTTAGAAACAACCGCTAAAGTTGATTCATTGGTAAAGCCTGATCGTATTTATTTGTCTATTTTAATTCAAGAAAAAGAAGACCGCAACAAAACATCTGTTGAATCTCAAGAGCAACTGCTCGCTGACGTTTTAGAGAACTTAAACATCGATTTAAAAAAACAATTAAAAATTGAAGACCTCGCCAGTAACTATAAAAAATACTTTTTAAAAAAGAAAAGTGTTCTCAAATCAAAAGCGTATGAATTGGTCGTCTATGATGGACTCACAGCGAGTCAGGTCTTAATCCATTTAGAAGCACAAGGCATTTCTAATGTGCGCTTAACCAAAACAGAATACTCAAAAACCGAAGCCTTAAAACTAATTTTACGCTCAAAAGCAATACTAAAAGCGAAGGCACAAGCCAATGCATTGATCACGCCCCTAGAACAGCAGCTTGGAAAAGCAATTTTTATCTCAGATAAGTATTACACTAACTCTTACAACCCAAGAAATGGACAAATGAGGATGGCGTATGCTGTTGACATGAAATTAGAAGCCCCTATTGATATCGAGTTTTCGGATATTAAAATTGAAAGTGAAGTGATGGTACGATTTTCTATTAACTAA
- a CDS encoding ABC transporter ATPase has protein sequence MLVNFDTLPETARIWIYQCNRSFSDAELEEISEKLTTFLEGWTAHGADLQSGFEIKYKRFIVIALDQEMNAATGCSIDASVKFIQELETAYKVDLMDKMNVSYKQGEYVAYKTLTDFKKMAKDKAVSKNTIVFNNLVNSKAEYLEFWEVPASESWHSRFV, from the coding sequence ATGCTTGTTAATTTTGATACCCTTCCTGAAACCGCTCGTATTTGGATCTACCAATGCAACCGCTCTTTCTCTGATGCTGAATTAGAAGAAATTTCTGAAAAATTAACCACTTTTTTAGAAGGTTGGACGGCGCATGGCGCCGACTTGCAATCGGGGTTTGAGATCAAATACAAACGTTTTATTGTGATTGCTTTAGATCAAGAAATGAATGCCGCAACCGGTTGTTCTATAGATGCCTCTGTGAAGTTTATTCAAGAACTTGAAACAGCGTATAAGGTTGATTTGATGGATAAGATGAATGTTTCCTACAAGCAAGGCGAGTACGTGGCTTATAAAACGCTGACCGATTTTAAAAAGATGGCGAAAGATAAAGCGGTTTCTAAAAACACAATTGTATTTAATAACCTAGTAAATTCTAAGGCAGAATACTTAGAGTTTTGGGAAGTCCCTGCTTCTGAAAGCTGGCACAGTCGGTTTGTTTAA
- a CDS encoding TlpA family protein disulfide reductase gives MKRSLIIALTLLLFLNHNGYSQEPTDDPITIDENTLIKDEAGNKIDVLKLMELLDSAEWSMDPVKDKDGKLLYMQMRKATEEERKEMGLTSMLPNSTDIIGKPAPNFKMTDLNGNEISSETTKGKVVVLNFWFVSCKPCIAEIPELNEVYKTYKNNTEVVFASITFDEKEKVVTFLEKYPLQYPVVSDAKEICTLFNTSSYPTNIVIDKNGNFYDHVSGGFPEIGHQISNSIQNALEGK, from the coding sequence ATGAAACGATCACTTATTATCGCACTTACCTTGTTACTATTTTTGAATCACAATGGATATTCACAAGAACCCACAGATGACCCTATTACAATTGATGAGAACACACTCATTAAAGATGAAGCAGGAAATAAAATTGACGTACTCAAATTAATGGAGCTGTTGGACTCAGCTGAGTGGTCCATGGATCCTGTAAAAGACAAAGACGGAAAATTGTTGTACATGCAAATGCGAAAAGCAACTGAAGAAGAAAGAAAGGAGATGGGACTAACATCGATGCTACCCAATAGTACCGATATCATTGGAAAACCCGCACCTAATTTTAAAATGACAGACCTAAATGGAAATGAAATTTCTTCTGAAACCACCAAAGGAAAAGTAGTGGTTTTGAATTTTTGGTTTGTGAGCTGTAAACCCTGTATTGCAGAGATTCCAGAATTAAATGAAGTCTATAAAACATATAAAAACAATACCGAAGTTGTTTTTGCATCCATTACCTTTGATGAAAAAGAAAAAGTCGTTACTTTTTTAGAAAAATACCCACTACAATATCCTGTTGTTTCAGATGCAAAAGAAATCTGTACTTTATTTAACACCTCATCATACCCAACAAACATAGTCATTGACAAAAATGGTAATTTTTATGACCACGTAAGTGGAGGCTTTCCTGAAATTGGACATCAAATTTCTAATTCCATTCAGAATGCGTTGGAGGGGAAATAG
- a CDS encoding DUF6428 family protein, whose amino-acid sequence MKLSEVKLVLKKLDKIGFQLANGTLVPNHFHVTEVGKITKHFIDCGGVVRNEEVANFQLWNANDYDHRLHPEKLLNIIELSEKILKIDNLEIEVEYQSQIEGSETIGKFGLDFDGKNFLLTSKQTNCLAQDQCGVPEGKQNVRLSDLNEEPCCTPSSNCC is encoded by the coding sequence ATGAAATTATCAGAAGTTAAATTAGTTTTAAAAAAATTAGATAAAATCGGATTTCAATTGGCGAATGGTACATTGGTTCCTAATCACTTTCATGTCACAGAAGTGGGAAAAATCACCAAACACTTTATTGATTGTGGAGGCGTTGTACGCAATGAGGAAGTCGCCAACTTTCAACTTTGGAATGCAAACGATTACGATCACAGGCTGCACCCCGAAAAACTCCTAAACATCATAGAACTTTCTGAAAAAATTTTAAAAATAGACAATTTAGAAATTGAGGTCGAATACCAATCACAGATCGAAGGGTCGGAAACCATTGGGAAATTTGGACTGGATTTTGATGGCAAAAACTTTTTACTCACCTCAAAACAAACCAATTGCTTGGCACAAGACCAATGTGGGGTTCCGGAAGGAAAACAAAACGTAAGATTATCCGATTTGAATGAGGAGCCTTGCTGTACTCCAAGTAGTAATTGTTGTTAA
- a CDS encoding methylated-DNA--[protein]-cysteine S-methyltransferase gives MAPKNIIFIKYYKTTIGELIIGCFENQICILDFRYRKMRTRIDKRIQTGLNAVYLEKETPLLRAARLQVKAYLNGTRDEFTLPIKMVGTPFQFSVWNALQTIPYGTTKSYLELAKQIGNKKSVRAVATANGANALALIIPCHRVIGSNNKLVGYAGGLPVKKSLLELELAHYQNPDELPFEATE, from the coding sequence ATGGCTCCAAAAAACATCATTTTTATAAAATACTACAAAACAACTATTGGAGAGTTGATCATTGGATGTTTTGAAAATCAGATCTGTATATTAGATTTCCGATACCGAAAAATGCGAACGCGTATTGACAAGCGAATACAAACAGGCTTAAACGCAGTATATCTTGAGAAAGAAACACCTCTTTTGAGAGCTGCAAGGTTACAAGTTAAAGCCTACTTAAATGGAACGCGAGACGAATTTACGTTGCCAATTAAAATGGTAGGAACTCCCTTTCAGTTCAGCGTTTGGAACGCTTTACAAACAATCCCTTATGGGACCACAAAATCCTATTTAGAATTAGCGAAACAAATTGGAAATAAAAAATCCGTAAGAGCTGTGGCCACTGCCAATGGTGCCAATGCACTCGCGCTTATAATTCCCTGTCATAGAGTGATTGGATCCAATAATAAATTAGTGGGCTATGCGGGTGGACTCCCTGTTAAAAAGAGTTTATTGGAGTTAGAACTAGCGCATTATCAAAATCCAGATGAATTGCCCTTTGAGGCTACTGAATAA
- a CDS encoding DUF3575 domain-containing protein, translating into MKKNLSFLLALLLSLSMLNAQNNSEGVKKHQLKVNLLPAPNIDYEFGISEYATLSLQIGTELGSITNIKTNKSHIGLFPLAEISFRQYYNYERRLEKGKNTFNNSANFYGIIASYNSSNAIIIENNINVVNDLFQTGGVYGFQRTYIKKLNFGFEVGIVYSYSKPIGGKVQPYLNFNLGWILL; encoded by the coding sequence ATGAAAAAAAATCTAAGCTTCCTACTTGCTTTACTTTTATCTTTATCTATGCTGAACGCTCAAAACAATTCAGAAGGAGTCAAAAAACACCAGCTTAAAGTAAATCTGTTGCCTGCACCTAATATAGACTATGAATTCGGAATTTCAGAATATGCAACTCTTAGTTTACAAATTGGTACTGAACTTGGAAGCATAACAAATATAAAAACAAATAAAAGTCACATTGGCCTTTTCCCTTTAGCGGAAATTTCATTCCGACAGTACTATAATTATGAAAGAAGACTCGAAAAAGGAAAAAATACATTTAATAATTCCGCTAATTTTTATGGAATAATAGCATCCTATAACAGTTCAAATGCAATTATTATTGAGAATAATATAAATGTTGTAAATGATTTATTTCAAACTGGAGGGGTTTATGGTTTTCAAAGAACCTACATCAAAAAACTAAACTTTGGTTTTGAAGTTGGAATTGTGTATAGCTATTCCAAACCGATAGGAGGTAAAGTTCAACCGTACTTGAATTTTAACTTGGGATGGATTCTATTGTGA